The genome window GTGCAGAACAAGATCCGGGTCCTGAGGGGCAAGGGCTATGTGGCTCAGCCCATGACTTCCGACATCGACTCCGGCGACAATGAGATCCTTGACCTGCGCCCAGGTCATCGGACTGAAGTCGGCGTATCGGGCTCGGAGGGTCTGAAGCTCGTCGAGCGAGTACTGGTCGTAAAGTTCCTGGAGCCTGCGCACCCGCATGGGTTCGGGCAGATACCGGCAGGTTTCGCGAATCCTGAAGACCGCGTCCTGACGCTGCTGAGGTGTGTGCAGGTCGAAACGGATCATCAGGTTGTCCCAGCGAAAACCAATCTGACGCTGGCTGCCCCGGTGAATCAACAGATAGAGGTCGTCAGTCCACTGCCGCCCACCCGTCTCAATGAGCATGGCGGGCACGAAAGCCGACCAGGGTATTCGCATCGCGGCCATCTCGCCGGCCACAACGCTGTGATTGGTGACGTAGCCGTCGTCAAAGGTGATGATCACGCTTCTGGGCGGTGGCGAACGCCGTTCGCGAATGGCGGCCACCAACTCGGCCAGACTGATCACGTTGAACGAGCGACGGAGGAGCTTGAGCAACCGGCGGAAGTGGTGGAGTTCCATCGCCTCCGATTCCACCTCGGGGTCACGGCTGTGCGCAATGACGCCGTGCAGGCAGAGAATCGCGGCACGATGGGTAATATCCGGCAGGGAGTTGTGTGCTCGCGTGAGTTCCATGGCCCGACCCAGCCCCTGGCGAATGAAGCGGCCCTGCCGCGGGGGTAGGGCCGCGGCTCGACTCTCGGCTCGCCAGGACAAAGCAGAGAAGACTCGGTGTCGAAGTCGCATAAGGTCTTGTGAAGACGTACGTTATACCTCGCTGGTCCAAGGCCGGCCGTCGCTGGCCGGCGATGACACACCCAAACGGCACAGACCGACCCAGGCTCCATGCTTGTTATCGGATGATGCGGATCGAAGGTCGCGATCACGGAGGATGGAATCGACTCGTACGGAACGGTCACCCAGTTATCAGACGTCGAGGCTCTCTAGAGCAAGCCGGGCGGCGTCCAAGGCAGCGGCAGCCTCCCAGCCGTCCATCAGACCGTGGTCGTAGGATAGGCACAAGGTCATCTCCGCCCGGACGGCGAGTTGACCGTCGCGAACCGTGGCTGTCTGATGAACCGCTCCAGCGGTCAGGATCGCCGACTGATAGGCGTTCTGCAGCCCGACGTGGAACCTGACCGGCTGATCGGCAAGGACGGACACGGTCATGCATGCTCCAAGCTGGTCGGCGGGCTTGAGCTGGCCGCGGAAGACGGCCATGCTCAGAGCAACACACTGGCGAGCGAGGTCTTCAAGGGACTGGCTGTCCACCGACCGAATGACGGGCGTGAACAGGCGGCCGTCGGGACTCCGGGCCGTAAAAGCGATTGCCGGAGTATGGTAGCTGAACACCTTTCGCCCGAGCCGAAACGACGCCAGTGGGGGGACGGCGCGAACCGCGGCGGCGGCCGCATGGAGCAGGAGCGGAACAGGCCCGGTGACAAGCCCTGCCTCGCGCCCGGCGCCCAGCCAGCGTCCGGCCGCGGTCATATCCACGTCCATGTTGACGAAGGCGCTTACCAGCCGGGACTGGGTGACGGTCAGATGGCGGGCCACGGACCACTGGTGATCCGACAGGTCGGGGCCATGATCGACGAGCGGCGCCAAGAGCGGTGGGAGTTCTCCCCTGTCCGGCCGAGTGGACTCAACCCCGGGGGCTGGGTGTTCGGCCAGGTAACGCTCGACATCCTCGCGACGGATCCTGCCCGGGGCGCCAACCTGGGCCAAGTCCACACCGTGCCGGCGAGCCAGTTCAATCGCTCCGGCTGTGGCATCAACGGGGGTTTCCAGGCCCCGAGAACCAGCGGTCAATACCTCCGGGACCCGAGGGTGGGTGGTGAGATGCTGCTCGATTGCCTCCAAGGAGGGGCCAAGGAAACCAATCGTCTGGCCAATGGCGACCACCTCGCCGACCTCCACCATGGGCCGGAAGACGCCGCTGGCCGGTGACGGCATATCCCCTACCGATTTACTGGTCTCGACCTCGCAAAGGGGCTGCCCTTCGACCGCCTGTCCCCCGTCGGGCACATGCCAGCCCAGCAGTATCACCTCCTCGTCATTAACGTTGACCTGCGGCATGGTGACCGCGACGACGCCGGGAACCGAGTCAGCTGCGCTCACTTGACCCCCTTGGCTGCCAGCCGCTCGAGGATCATGGCCACACTGCCCAAGGTCACGATCTCGTCGTTGTCGAAGGTGATCTTGAAGGTCTTCTCCAACTCGAGGATCAATGACAGGTGGGTCACCGACGTCCACGCGGGCAACTGGGCGGCAGTGGTCAGCTCGGTAATCGACGAGACTGCGGCAGCATCCAGCTTCATCGCGCGGGCCATGCACTGGCGGACAATGTCGAGATGAAGAGTCATGGGCAGTTCTCAGCGTTCAGCCATCAGTCATACTGGCGAACACGCGTCCACCCCGGTGGCCGTCAGTCACTGGAAGACAATTGGCCTTGGACCGCTTCTCAATCCAGCCACTGCTTGCGGTCCTTGATCTTCATCGGCACGTACTCTCCGGTCAAGTAAGTCAGCCGCTTGTTGAGCAGGGCTTCGACCTCCATCTTGAAGCCGTTCTGCATCATCTTGCGGATCTCCCTTTCCCAGTCGCGCTTGCCCTTGAACCAAGGATAGGAGAGGATCTGCTTGGCCCGCTTGACGTCCTGGTCGTTGAGGCCGATCTTGACGTCGTCGCTGAGACCGCATCGTTCATAGTCAAAACTGGAGACGCCGATGAAGACCGCCTGGGGCACGGCCATGCGTTGGCTCTCGTAAGCCAGGTTGATCGAGCCCTGCTTGATGACCGAGTAGATGTAGTAACCCCAGGGATCGTTATCCAGCAGGCAATACAATGGCAGCTTGAGTTCATCGTGCATCCGACGAAGAAGTCGACGCATGCCCCGCGCGGGCTGGCCGCCGCCATGGGTCACGATGCAGTGGTGCTTCTCGTGGTAGCGATCCTCGTAGAAACGGCGCCAGACGGTGTCCTTTTCGACATGGAGGATGTACTTGGCGGTACACTTTCTGAATTGAATCATGTCCGGCTCGACGATGCTTGGCACCGGGTAGCCGGCCGAGCCCATCTTCATGCAATCGAGCGTGTTGCCGTCATCGACCAGCGTAATCGGCCCGACCAGGTTGCCGCGGTTGCTGGCATAGACGTGCAGTTCCTCGCGCAGCGTGTCAATGCAGACCTCGAGATCCTCGATAATCGGATCAGACTCTTCCTGGTCGTTGAAGGTCTTCTCCTTGGTTCCCGCGACGTCGTGCTTGGCAAGGTAGTAGAGTGAACGAATCGAGGCGGTCTTGTTCTCCTCAATCAAGGTCTTGCACTGGGCGGCGATAAGCAGAGTCTGCATGAACTTCTTGGCCATGCTCTTGTCGAAGAAGTGACGCGACTGCGTGGCCCCGCCCATCTCGATAATCGCCCGCTTGGGATCGAATCGGACGTTGGAGAGAGCCCGGATGGGGATGTCGAAGTTCGGGTCCTTCTTCCTGGCTGCGGCGGCGATGACCATCTCGGCAAGGCTCTCGATCTTCTTGGTCGTAATCCCAGCCTCGGAACGAGTACGAGCGGTGCGCCGATCCGTGCCGGTTTTCCCGGGCGTCGTCCGTTTCTTCGCCAATGGGCTCCTCCTTGAGCGTTAGAGCTCCTGTCACACCCTGGGTACGTTATTGTCCGCCGTCCGTCCGGAGGGCCTCCTCGTGCCCGCTTTGGACCGCGCGTTGTGCGCTCACCGGCCACCCGAATGGTGCGGCCATCGGGCGAATCGCGATCCCGACGATCACGCTCCCGGCGGGTATTATACCCACCTCATCACCAGGGTGAATGAGCCCGGAATGCCCGAGGCAGGCTCGCTCAGGAAGCACTCCTCTCCACGGCCATCAGCCCCTCCCCAGGCATGCGGACAAGGAGCGGTATCGGAGCATGTCCCGGGGGTAGTCGCGAATCCACGGTCGGGCAGAGGGCGTTCACGGGTCCGCATTCGCTCCCGCTCCTGGCGGAACAGCACCCCCCAGATGTCGAGAAAGAATGATGCACCTTGACTCAATCCGGTCTGGCTTTATAATGCGGGAAGAGTAGGCTGGCTGTTTGAGGCTGACAGCCTAAGGCGGAGATAGTGACGGCAGCGTCCTGGAGGCATTGCCGGTCCCTTGGCAGGCCGGCAAGCGAGGGGGCAGCGGCCGGCGGTCTTTCGTGCTGTTCCTGTGCGGCGTCTCGTGCTGGCCGCGTGGGGTGTTTTCTGCCAGATGGGCGGCGGCCATGCTCGGCCACCGTCCGTGACCGGGCATGTCGAACGCGACGCCCGGGCACGGGCAGGTCTGCGCGGACGACTCGCGGCCACGGCGCCGTCCGGCAGAACTGGCCCGCCAGAGGATGGGCAACCTGCACCTCGACGACTCCCCGCGTGGAGGAGATTCGATGAATGGGGCGGCAAGAACAGCCGTGTTCTGCGGTCTGATGGCTCCGCTGGCTTGTGCGGCAACTGCCTGGGCCGCACCGCTGCTAACCCCCGGCGATTTCGTCATCGCGATCGACCTTGATCCGGACGGCACGACCAGCAGGTATCCGGCCAAGGAAGCGCCGGCGATGGCGTGCGACGCCCTCCTGAACACAAAGTATCTGAACTACTCTATGGAGAACTCGGGGCTCATCATCACACCGGCATCGGGGCCGTCAGTTGTCCAGAGCATCCGATTCTCGACCGCAAACGATCATGAGGAACGCGATCCCGCCTCCTACGAGCTTTATGGGACGAATGCCGCGATCGCCAGCACCGACAACAGCGACGGTGAACAGGAAAGCTGGACATTGATCGCGTCGGGAACGCTGGTACTTCCCAGTGCAAGACAGGCGGTCGACCGGGCGATGGACTTCGCCAATACCGCCAGCTATACCTCGTACAAGGTCATCTTTCCCACACTCAAGCGCGTCACCACGCCCAACTCCATGCAGATTGCCGAGATCGAGTTGTTTACCGGCGCCGGAGGAACGGGCACCCCTGTGCTCGGGACCGGCGGAACAGTCCTGGCCATCGACCGAGACCTCGTGCCACAGAGTTCATACCCGGCGGGCGAGGCTCCGGCATTCGCCATCGACAATCGCCCCAACAAGTACCTGAATTACGGCAAGGCTAACACCGGCCTGATCGTGGCCCCCTGGGTCGGTCCGACCGTGGTCACCTCTCTGCAGATCATGACCGCCAACGATGACGCCAACCGAGACCCCTCGACTTACGCTCTGTACGGCACCAACGAGGCGGTCCTGAGCACGGACAACAGCCGGGGCAACAAGGAGAACTGGACGCTGATCGCCTCGGGTGATCTGGCCCTGCCGGCCGATCGCAACGTCCTGGCGCCGGCAGTGACGTTCGAGAACGCCATGCCCTATCTCGCCTATCGCCTGGTGTTCCCCACGCTGCGCGACGCGGTGACCGCCGATTCCATGCAGATCGGCGAAGTCCGGTTCTGCGGAACAATGATCGAGGCACCGCCCATCCCTCTCCTGGCCCCCGGCGATCCGATCCTCGCAGTCGACTCCGACCCAGACACCTCGATGAGCAATTATCCGGAGGTCGAGACGCCCGCGATGGCCTGTGACGGAGACCTCGCCACCAAGTACCTGAACTTCGCCAAGGAGAATTCCGGCCTGATCGCCGCGTCGACGCCCGGCGCTTCCATCGTCCGAAGCCTGCGGCTGATCACCGGCAATGATGCCCCGGAACGGGACCCCGTGATTGTCGAGGTCTACGGCACGAACGCGCCGATTGCCAGTGCCGACAACAGCTGGGGGACTGCCGAACCGTGGACGCTGATCGCGTCCAGCGGACTGGAACCGCCCATCGACCGGACAACCGTCTATCCGGTGTTCAACTTCGCGAACGAAACCAGCTATAACTTCTATAAAATTCTATTTTCATCGATCAAGGACACCGCGACCGCCAACGCGATGCAGGTCACCGAAATCGGACTCTATACCGAAGCAGACGCGGCGGGCACCAACGTGCTGCTCGGCAGTCCCGCGGTGCTGGCGGTGGACGCCGATGTCCTGCCGGTGAGCTCCTACCCCGCGGCCGAGACACCAAGCTGCGCCATCGACCGCTCGCTGGCCAAATACCTGAACTTCGGCATGGAGAACTCGGGCTTCATTGTCACGCCTGCGGCCGGCCGGACGATCGTCAACGTGATTCGGATGACCAGCGCCAACGACTGGAACGTCCGCGACCCCATCTTGTGGACACTGTACGGTACCCTGGACGCGGTGGCCAGCACCGACAACAGCCAAGGCGACGCAGAACAATGGACGCTGATTGCATCCGGTGCCAGCGGTCTGCCGACCGACCGCAACCGCCTGGGAGCACCCGTCTCCTTCGGGAATACCGCGGCATACGACTCCTACAAGCTGGTGTTCAGCCGATTGCGCGACCCGGGGACGGCCAACGCCGTGCAGGTGGCCGAGATCCAGTTCTACGGCGCCATCCTGGGCTGCCCAGCACCTTTCGCCGATGCCGACGGGGACGGCGATGTGGATCAGGTGGACTTCGGCGAATACCAGGCCTGCTTCACCGGCCGGGGCGGCGCCAACTCGACCTACGAATGCCGGTGCTTCGACCGGGACAACGACGGCGACATCGATCTCGTGGACTTCGCTGAGTTCCAGAAGTGCGCGACCGGACCGGCGGTCACCTGGACCCAGGATCTCCTGCCGGACTGCGCCCCGTGATGATCGGGCCGGCCGACAGCGGCTCGGCGGGCAGACGAAAGATCACCGGCGGTGTGTGCCTCCCGTGGCTTGTCATCATGGTCTTCGATCACCGAATCGGGGTACCCGCACCCGGCTTCAGCCGGCTCGCTGGAACAACTCGCCGGCCGTCTCGACGTCGCGGTTGACGACCACGGTGTGCTCGCCGAGGTCTTCGCCGTCGTCGTCATCTCGGATCGGCCGGCCGTGCTCATCCAGCCGCTCGTCCGCCCGGCAGGTCACCTTCTGAGCGATGGCCACGAGATTGCCGGTCAGTTCCTCGCGATTGATCCGCTTGATGACCGCGCAGGCATCGACTACTTCCTTGATGTAGCGCTCGAAGACGCTTCGCCGTTCGCCCTCGTACTTCTGCTTGCGCCGGCGGTTGAGGTAGCTCGAGAGTTTCCGCCCGCACTCCTGCAGGCCGAGCCTGATCTCCTGGCGAATCTCGTCGTAGTCGGCAATGGCCTCCTTGGACTCGGAAGTGAACGGCACCCAGACGCTGGCCATGTGGACCATGACCACCAGGGGAGCCTGGGGCAGAGCCCCGCTGCTCTGCGACAGGCCGTAGCGCCGCCAGTCAAGGTCGAGCACGGCCTTGTAGATGCAGCACGCCGACTGCTGATAGAGCAACGGCACGCGATTGGCGAACCGGATCACTCGGGTGGTGGGAACGTTGCGCGAATCGTTGCCGTTGACGACCTTGCCTCGGCTGACCTTGACTTCTTCGACCGGGGCCGCCTCCGCTTGTTTGGGATCGGCCCCCAACTCGCCGCCGTAGGCCAGACCGACTTCCATCTGGAACGGGTTGCCCCGATAGACGGCCGGCGGACGGGTCGAGGCGGTGAAGAACTCGGCTCTCACGCCCTTGAGCAGGCCGGCCAGGATCTGCTCCGCCCCGATCGGCGAGAGGCAGTTGGTCGGGGGGCCCATGAACCTGGTCTTCTGAACGGCTTCGTACAGCTTCTCCGCCTCCTGGCGGGCAATCCGCTTGGGGTGTGCCCGGGGATTGAGCTTGGCGGCATGACAGATCTGTTCGGCGGTCTGAGACCCGACTCGACAGAACTCGCTCTGCAGGAAACCGCTCAGCCAGTGCGAACCCGTCTCGTGAAGCATCTTGATGAGCATGCCCAGCTCCACCCCCAACGGATGTGGCTTGATCTCGGTGGGCTGAGTGGGAACGGTGAGCGTTCCCCGGTCGAAGAGCTGGCGCTCGCCAACCGGGGGCGTGTAGATGAACTTCGCGTGGGGGTTGGCAATCGCGGTCTGTTCCATGTACTCTTCGACCGACTGGCGGCCCTTGTTGTAGGAACCGACCAGCTCGATCTCGACCTGGGTGCCGTGGTCCCATTCGACCTGCCGGTTCTCGTCCTTGACGATGTTGGGCTCGTTCTTCTTGGTGTCAATCTGAATTTCGTAGTAATGAGCCTCCTTCTTCGGTGAGGTCCGCGAGGTCACCTTGATGCTCTTGCCGGTGGTCAGCAGGCCGTACATGCCCGCCGCGGAAATACCGATGCCCTGCTGGCCGCGCGACATCTTGAGGCGGTGGAACTTCGACCCGTACAACAGCTTGCCAAACACGTTGGGGATCTGCTGTTTGACGATGCCCGGGCCGTTATCCTTGACGACGACCCGGTAGCGTTCCTCCGCGGTCTGAACGAGGGCCACCTCGATCTCGGGCAGAAAACCGGCCTCCTCGCAGGCGTCCAGGGCGTTGTCCACCGCCTCCTTGACGCACATCAGCAGGGCCTTCCGCTTGTTGTCGAAGCCGAGCAGGTGCCGGTTCTTGGCGAAGAACTCGGAGACGCTGATGTTCCGCTGTTGCTTGGCCATACTCTCGGCCGTCGCCCGGGCAGCGCCCGCCTTGCCGGACCGGGCCAATACCGACTCGACGGTCAGGGTCTCAGGTGAGGTGGATGCAGGCGAAGTGGACCCGGTCGCGGCAACGGCATTGGAAGCTGTCGCCGACTTGCCCGAGGTCGGGCCACTCCTCGCCGGCGCCGCAGCCGGCTTGCCGGCGGGCCTGACCGGCATCTTCTTCTCGGGCTTCTTTGCGGATGCCGTGGACCTGGAGCCGGCCGATTTCCCGGCCCTCTCCCCCCCTGTAGCGAATGAAAACGACAACTGTTTACCTTCGGTGGATGCCATCTCTGTCATAGTGTAAACCCGCCATCCATGGTCACCGGGCCCAGCCTTCCTGGCACGCCGTCAAGACACTATGATACGCCCGGCCGGGCAGTGTGCAAAGGCCAGGCACGAGCGCCACGGACGAACAGGGAGCACCCGGTCTCCCCCGGAATGTCGCGAACACATCCGGTTCTATATCGTCCGTAGGGTGCTCTCCGCTTGACCCTCTTCCTGCCCGCGGAAAGGCGCCCCTCGATGCGACCTGTGGCTCCCTCTCTCGTGCTGTTCTGCGGTTCGTTACTGCTCCTGCCCTCTTCAGCCACCTTGCTGGCCCAAGACCCCGCCACCATCCCGACGATTTCCTGGAAAGACGCGGGCAATTACGTGGACCAAGAGGTCGACGTCATCGGCCGGGTCGTTCGAGCGACGCGCGGTCGTTCCGGGCAGTACTACCTGAACTTCGTGGAAAACTGGAAGGGCACGCTGTCCATCTACATTCCCAGAAACGCGGCCGCCCGATTCGACCCCAACCCGGAGGACCTCTTCAAGGGCAAGACCATCAAGGTGCGCGGGCTCATCTACCTGTTCAAGGAGAGCAACACCGAGGATCTGAATCTCAGGGTCGAGGACCCCAAGGCCATCGTGGTCGTCCCCGACGACACTCCCTCGGCCAGTGAACCGGCGGTAGCGGCTCGTCCCTCCAATGGATCCTCCAGCGCGAACACCCCCGCCTCCGCTGGCAGCAGCCAAGCGATTCGGGCTGAGGAGTACCTGCCGACGATCGGCGTGGCCCATGCGGGCGACTTCCTGGAACAGGAGGTTTTCGTCGTGGGCAGGATCGGGGGCGGCAGACAGGTCGCGGCCGGCCATCTCAACCTGCACCTTCATGACGAGCAAGGCCACACCCTGAAGGTGTTCATCCGCAGGCAGTATCTGCCCAACTTCCCCGCGTCCCCCACCCAGCTGTACACGGGCAAGATGGTGAGGATCCGCGGACGGCTGTATCTGTTTGAGAACAAACCGGACCTTCCGATCACCCATCCCGGCCAGGTAAGGGTCTTGCCTGACGATGCCAAGCCGCCCACCGAACCGCAATGGCCCATTCGTATCAAGCCCACAATCAGCACCGTGCCCGGCACGGAGATCACCGTCGGCTCCTACAACCTGCTGAACCTGTTCGACGACGTGGACGACCCCTACTACGCGGATGACATCCTTGACGCCAAGCCCCGTCATGAGCTGGAAGCCCTGGCCACATCGATCCGCAAACTCAACGCCGATGTACTTGCGGTGGCTGAGGTCGAGAACCGCGGCATCCTGGAGACCTTCGCACGGAGGTTCCTGCCGGACATGGGCTACGAACCGGTATTGATCGAGGGCAACGACGACCGGGGTATCGACGTCGGCGTCCTGTCGCGGCTTCCCGTCGGCCGAGTCATCAGCCACCGCCATCTGCGATTCAAGGAAGCCGACGGCAAGGCCTCCCGATTTCGACGCGATCTGCTGCAAGTGCGGATCGAGCCACCGGGCGGCACACCGTTCGACGTGTTCGTCGTCCACCTCAAGAGCAAGGGCGGTGTGGAGGAGGGTGGAATCGAGACCCGGACGGCCGAGGCCCGCGAGATCCGACGGATCCTCGATGACCTGCTCAAACGCGACCCGCAGGCCCTCTTCGTGCTCTGCGGCGACTTCAACGATACCCTCGGTAGCGAGCCACTCATGAGTATCCTCGGCAAGGGCACCACCCAGTTGGCGAACTTCGTCAACGATCTGCCGCCAGACAACCGTGTGACCTTCAACCAGATGCCCCACCTGTCGATGATCGACTTTATCCTGGCTTCGCCGGGCATGGCCGGCCAGTACGTCGCCAAATCGTACGGCATATTGCCGGGGAGCCCTGAGACTAGCGGATCGGACCACAACCCGGTGTTCGCCCGCTTCAGGGTCGGACACCCCAGGTGACGGCCGCGAAAGTGCGCAGTGAAGTGACGATGAAAGCGAACCGGCCTCTGAGACTCGCCTGCATCGGGTGCGGCGCCCGCGCCCAGACGTACACGCAACTGGCCGCGGGCCATCCCAACCGGTTTCAGATCGTCGCTGCCGCGGATCCGGTGCCGGAACGCGTTGAGAAGATCCGGCGCACGTCGGCCAACCCGGCATTCCGCGGCTTCCCCAGCGCCGAGGCAATCCTGGCCGCCGGCAAACTCGCCGACGTCATGATCGTCGCCACGCAAGACAACTCCCATTTTGAATACTGCCAAGGCGCCCTGCAGCTCGGCTACGACGTGCTCCTCGAGAAGCCCATTGCCACCCGAGCGGCCCAGGTTCTCGCCATCGAACGGCTGGCCAGCCAGGTTCGCAAGCGCGTGATGGTCTGTTTCGTCCTGCGCTTTGCCGCGTTCTATCGCAAAGTGAGGGACATCATCGGCTCGGGCGCACTGGGCGAGCTGGTCTCCATCCAGGCCAACGAAGGCGTCAATCCGTGGCACCAGGCACACTCTTTCGTGCGCGGGCACTGGTCGGTCGTGGACAAGAGCTCGCCGATGATTCTCTCCAAGTGCTGCCACGATACCGATATGGTTCACTGGCTGGCGGGACGGCGTTGCACCCGGGTTGCGAGCTTCGGCAGTCTGGAGTTCTTCCGTCGGGAACGCGCGCCCGCCGGGGCACCCGCCCGATGCACCGACGATTGCCCGGCAGGCGACTCCTGCCCCTACAACGCCCTCCGCTATACCAGCGACCTGCGCTTCCCCTGGCTGCCGATGGTGTATGACCGGGCACAGGAAGCGAGTGTCGAGGAGATCACCGCCTGGCTGCGGACCAGTCCGTGGGGCCGCTGCGCGTATCGCTGCGACAACGACGCGGTGGACCGGCAGGTCCTGGCGATGGAGTTCGGCGGCGGCGTCACCGGCACGTTCACGATGACGGCGTTCGCCACCGGGCGGCATGTCGAGATCTGCGGCACACGCGGCGTACTGAAGGGTGGTGAGAGCTATCGGCAGCATTTTGGAACCCACCTCGTCCTGCTGCCGCATGAAGGCGAACCGGTGCGGTACACCGTGCAGGCCGAGGACGGTGGTTATGAGTTGCACGGCGGCGGCGACGCGGGGCTGGTC of Phycisphaerae bacterium contains these proteins:
- a CDS encoding polysaccharide deacetylase family protein encodes the protein MRLRHRVFSALSWRAESRAAALPPRQGRFIRQGLGRAMELTRAHNSLPDITHRAAILCLHGVIAHSRDPEVESEAMELHHFRRLLKLLRRSFNVISLAELVAAIRERRSPPPRSVIITFDDGYVTNHSVVAGEMAAMRIPWSAFVPAMLIETGGRQWTDDLYLLIHRGSQRQIGFRWDNLMIRFDLHTPQQRQDAVFRIRETCRYLPEPMRVRRLQELYDQYSLDELQTLRARYADFSPMTWAQVKDLIVAGVDVGSHGLSHIALAPQDPDLVLHEVVGARELLMQRVGPHSPHFSYPYGREASMSPVTEQLLLDMGYHCALTLEQNAVYCQKQNLMRLPRLIVGPSVGRILFVLWQRFIR
- a CDS encoding 2-oxo acid dehydrogenase subunit E2, which gives rise to MSAADSVPGVVAVTMPQVNVNDEEVILLGWHVPDGGQAVEGQPLCEVETSKSVGDMPSPASGVFRPMVEVGEVVAIGQTIGFLGPSLEAIEQHLTTHPRVPEVLTAGSRGLETPVDATAGAIELARRHGVDLAQVGAPGRIRREDVERYLAEHPAPGVESTRPDRGELPPLLAPLVDHGPDLSDHQWSVARHLTVTQSRLVSAFVNMDVDMTAAGRWLGAGREAGLVTGPVPLLLHAAAAAVRAVPPLASFRLGRKVFSYHTPAIAFTARSPDGRLFTPVIRSVDSQSLEDLARQCVALSMAVFRGQLKPADQLGACMTVSVLADQPVRFHVGLQNAYQSAILTAGAVHQTATVRDGQLAVRAEMTLCLSYDHGLMDGWEAAAALDAARLALESLDV
- a CDS encoding DNA topoisomerase IV subunit A → MVIAAAARKKDPNFDIPIRALSNVRFDPKRAIIEMGGATQSRHFFDKSMAKKFMQTLLIAAQCKTLIEENKTASIRSLYYLAKHDVAGTKEKTFNDQEESDPIIEDLEVCIDTLREELHVYASNRGNLVGPITLVDDGNTLDCMKMGSAGYPVPSIVEPDMIQFRKCTAKYILHVEKDTVWRRFYEDRYHEKHHCIVTHGGGQPARGMRRLLRRMHDELKLPLYCLLDNDPWGYYIYSVIKQGSINLAYESQRMAVPQAVFIGVSSFDYERCGLSDDVKIGLNDQDVKRAKQILSYPWFKGKRDWEREIRKMMQNGFKMEVEALLNKRLTYLTGEYVPMKIKDRKQWLD
- a CDS encoding DNA topoisomerase VI subunit B, whose translation is MAKQQRNISVSEFFAKNRHLLGFDNKRKALLMCVKEAVDNALDACEEAGFLPEIEVALVQTAEERYRVVVKDNGPGIVKQQIPNVFGKLLYGSKFHRLKMSRGQQGIGISAAGMYGLLTTGKSIKVTSRTSPKKEAHYYEIQIDTKKNEPNIVKDENRQVEWDHGTQVEIELVGSYNKGRQSVEEYMEQTAIANPHAKFIYTPPVGERQLFDRGTLTVPTQPTEIKPHPLGVELGMLIKMLHETGSHWLSGFLQSEFCRVGSQTAEQICHAAKLNPRAHPKRIARQEAEKLYEAVQKTRFMGPPTNCLSPIGAEQILAGLLKGVRAEFFTASTRPPAVYRGNPFQMEVGLAYGGELGADPKQAEAAPVEEVKVSRGKVVNGNDSRNVPTTRVIRFANRVPLLYQQSACCIYKAVLDLDWRRYGLSQSSGALPQAPLVVMVHMASVWVPFTSESKEAIADYDEIRQEIRLGLQECGRKLSSYLNRRRKQKYEGERRSVFERYIKEVVDACAVIKRINREELTGNLVAIAQKVTCRADERLDEHGRPIRDDDDGEDLGEHTVVVNRDVETAGELFQRAG
- a CDS encoding endonuclease/exonuclease/phosphatase family protein, which encodes MRPVAPSLVLFCGSLLLLPSSATLLAQDPATIPTISWKDAGNYVDQEVDVIGRVVRATRGRSGQYYLNFVENWKGTLSIYIPRNAAARFDPNPEDLFKGKTIKVRGLIYLFKESNTEDLNLRVEDPKAIVVVPDDTPSASEPAVAARPSNGSSSANTPASAGSSQAIRAEEYLPTIGVAHAGDFLEQEVFVVGRIGGGRQVAAGHLNLHLHDEQGHTLKVFIRRQYLPNFPASPTQLYTGKMVRIRGRLYLFENKPDLPITHPGQVRVLPDDAKPPTEPQWPIRIKPTISTVPGTEITVGSYNLLNLFDDVDDPYYADDILDAKPRHELEALATSIRKLNADVLAVAEVENRGILETFARRFLPDMGYEPVLIEGNDDRGIDVGVLSRLPVGRVISHRHLRFKEADGKASRFRRDLLQVRIEPPGGTPFDVFVVHLKSKGGVEEGGIETRTAEAREIRRILDDLLKRDPQALFVLCGDFNDTLGSEPLMSILGKGTTQLANFVNDLPPDNRVTFNQMPHLSMIDFILASPGMAGQYVAKSYGILPGSPETSGSDHNPVFARFRVGHPR
- a CDS encoding Gfo/Idh/MocA family oxidoreductase is translated as MKANRPLRLACIGCGARAQTYTQLAAGHPNRFQIVAAADPVPERVEKIRRTSANPAFRGFPSAEAILAAGKLADVMIVATQDNSHFEYCQGALQLGYDVLLEKPIATRAAQVLAIERLASQVRKRVMVCFVLRFAAFYRKVRDIIGSGALGELVSIQANEGVNPWHQAHSFVRGHWSVVDKSSPMILSKCCHDTDMVHWLAGRRCTRVASFGSLEFFRRERAPAGAPARCTDDCPAGDSCPYNALRYTSDLRFPWLPMVYDRAQEASVEEITAWLRTSPWGRCAYRCDNDAVDRQVLAMEFGGGVTGTFTMTAFATGRHVEICGTRGVLKGGESYRQHFGTHLVLLPHEGEPVRYTVQAEDGGYELHGGGDAGLVNALYDEMTKPRDAPLEAGLDSTVHSHMIAFAAEESRLAGRVVNLEEFERTHGKDA